Below is a window of Drosophila nasuta strain 15112-1781.00 chromosome X, ASM2355853v1, whole genome shotgun sequence DNA.
tactattactattactattactattactattactattactattactattactattactattactattactattactattactattactattactattactattactattactattactattactattactattactattactattactattactattactattactattactattactattattattactattactattattattactaatatttttatttttcaatcgGATATGCATATTTAAGGTTCCCCAATTTAAGTATGAATCCATCTCAGGAACCCTGTGTATAGGTAGTCTCTATTTTACGTAGACATACAGCTAGAATAGTTTCctcatttcaaatttgcttcGCAACCGAATCACTTCAacaatatcaaaaataaatcgaGGCAAAATTCCATCAATCATCCATTAAGAACAACCATGCAGCAAATAATGAATTCTGAGATGAACTTGCCGGTGATCTACACAATGTCTGTGATCGTCTTGCTGCTATTGATCCACACAATTTTCTCATGGCGACAACTGAGGCAAATGCAGAACAATTGGTCCCTGATGGAGGCCTTCTGTCGATTGGAGCCGGGTACCGTGTGCAGCATTTGCATTGAGTCCATCACGGAAGGCGACACAATTCTGGCCGATCTTCAGCGTCTTGCCTGTGATCATTGGTTCCACAAGATTTGTCTTCGTGCCTGGCTTATTCGCGCCTCGAACTGTCCGAATTGCCGACGTCACATCGATCTACCCAAAGAGCTGCCGGAATTATTTCCCGCTGACTTTGACTTGGACGCTGGCAGCgacaatgacaatgatgaTCTGGATTTTTGATAACTCTTCAATTCACTTTGTATTTTCGGCATTATTCGGGGTGCATTAAATAACGCTTTCTTATGTTTTCGggtttaaaagaaaacaaattgtttaatttgggTCAAAAGATATAGTagtacatatagtatgtaaaATAATTTCGTACAGAATCATCTTGTGGCAATCTAATTTCATTCTTTCAGGTCCATTTTATATACAATCAACGATTTATGccaaataaattagaaatctTGGATATACAACATATACAATTAAAAGATGTATAGTAAATAATATGTCTAGTTTATAATGAATGAACATAATGAACTACCGATATGCAATTGAATGCAAacagaaaaagtaaaacaaaaatatgtttaaatcGCAAAGATCGACCAATATTTACTTGATATTACTTGTTTTCTTATAAAACAATGAAATGTGATAACCTTCAACATATTGCAATAATCTCAtaagcaatatttttaatatgtaaatgCAATTAGTTAAGATGTGCAATTAAGTGTGTAGCTGCAGTTAATGACATCTCAATTTTACTTAACTtcaaacaaaatgtgtttatgCTAATACATAAGAGT
It encodes the following:
- the LOC132795639 gene encoding uncharacterized protein LOC132795639; protein product: MQQIMNSEMNLPVIYTMSVIVLLLLIHTIFSWRQLRQMQNNWSLMEAFCRLEPGTVCSICIESITEGDTILADLQRLACDHWFHKICLRAWLIRASNCPNCRRHIDLPKELPELFPADFDLDAGSDNDNDDLDF